One window from the genome of Vespula pensylvanica isolate Volc-1 chromosome 11, ASM1446617v1, whole genome shotgun sequence encodes:
- the LOC122633113 gene encoding mucin-4 isoform X2, protein MLKGSTNISRWLLLTGLLCSVACQSVPSSSENKTDINDSKPRVFSPRMDYDEWTPLGRGDPLKNNPTFDYVPPVLDRVQYWLDSHTTEASAKRDILVLGVTAKKTSPKIPEQFLKFVDGPKFTRTSQDNTYRNDFTGSTGAEPPKVLRTTNFRNGLVDYRNQNRIQAVPASYYPSPYYNQKTKPYTMMLPPPMIQKQIEPSTAFNGILSKEKITGYVEPSQQLSTQTEEGPILQDPQYYGIPSKSYSQHHSPSLQPSRPQYLQTPSKLPSKGMGISQIETIKNVYTSFPSTKPKYDVTTTPSVSFEKSNLIYQSTQTISGGWLANNGPTSTLPEVNQVTWQTPDHSRDHYDADHHVAASSNHEVVVGQNTNIIVDGENNEKEEVVVGEKGDTASFDVPFSSSSVIPSETMSSNSTFNFDTEDNEEESMEKTSPKMHIVVANSPSTIDSDSQNKTPVAVIMPTNYINKHNTTLSLSTESPIVLANVSENLTSEMEKTQQTTKSQVQTNTMTSSFTFLYGPSTPSSTPNRMMPHQHQPSVPLSMTPSRHINNPTHMFAPVHSLSSMHSPQRPNHGMMHFIGSMRPNVGFRPPPPMTMSHIAPHMSHMHAPPAMKGIMGPTGSIDQTHPRPPQMQFGFPGSFTSLPAPSTLTLQTVDAEDETANRYQSSDASEITTTSTSSALTSTVPFMHELSSSTSAKNSDEEGVNQSPLAMLFAEEETPKKQSTITNSESTTVIPPQTTTVPSLTTDPIFSHYKQPAKPIKGPMYLIIQGHSKVKTYKPTINKHGIPVHNEIVGSATERPLSKFEQLIIENTKNGKIDKSAEEKKKLEEKIRAEKRASTSQDSLMSLVESGLGSFTIPHSSSVTETEHLGNSVTTVEVNGN, encoded by the exons ATGTTGAAAGGATCGACGAATATATCCAGGTGGTTGCTTCTAACTGGACTCCTTTGTAGCGTTGCTTGTCAGAGCGTTCCGTCGTCCTCTGAAAATAAAACCG ATATCAATGACAGCAAACCCCGAGTGTTCTCCCCAAGGATGGACTATGACGAGTGGACGCCTCTTGGACGGGGTGATCCACTAAAGAACAATCCCACCTTTGATTATGTTCCGCCAGTCTTGGATCGCGTTCAATACTGGTTGGATTCTCACACTACAGAAGCATCAGCGAAACGGGATATTCTGGTGCTCGGTGTCACAGCGAAGAAAACGAGCCCTAAGATACCCGAGCAGTTCTTGAAATTTGTCGATGGGCCAAAGTTTACTAGAACGAGTCAGGATAATACTTATAGGAACGATTTTACTGGCAGTACCGGTGCCGAACCACCAAAAGTTTTACGTACTACAAACTTTCGAAATGGTCTTGTCGACTATAGAAATCAAAATAGGATTCAAGCTGTACCGGCGAGTTATTATCCCAGTCCATATTATAATCAAAAGACCAAACCTTACACGATGATGTTGCCACCACCGATGATTCAGAAACAAATCGAACCGTCAACAGCTTTCAACGGTATCTTGTCCAAAGAGAAAATCACCGGTTACGTCGAACCATCTCAACAATTAAGTACGCAAACTGAAGAGGGTCCAATACTTCAGGATCCTCAGTATTACGGAATACCATCCAAAAGTTATAGCCAGCATCATTCTCCTTCTTTGCAACCCTCGAGACCTCAATATCTTCAAACTCCTTCGAAATTACCATCGAAAGGTATGGGCATTTCCCAAATCGAGACCATCAAGAACGTGTACACGTCTTTTCCATCGACAAAGCCAAAGTATGATGTTACTACTACGCCCTCCGTATCCTTCGAAAAGTCCAATCTTATCTATCAGTCCACGCAGACGATCTCCGGTGGATGGTTGGCTAACAATGGACCCACTTCCACTTTACCTGAGGTAAATCAGGTTACGTGGCAAACGCCTGATCACTCACGAGATCATTACGACGCTGACCATCATGTGGCAGCTTCCTCTAATCATGAAGTTGTTGTTGGTcaaaatacgaatataattgTGGATGGTgagaataacgaaaaagaagaggtcGTTGTAGGTGAGAAGGGTGATACTGCTTCTTTCGACGTTccattttcatcttcttcggTAATCCCTTCAGAGACAATGTCTTCAAATTCAACTTTTAATTTTGACACGGAAGATAATGAAGAAGAATCGATGGAGAAGACTTCCCCAAAAATGCACATTGTCGTGGCCAATTCACCATCTACTATTGATTCCGATTCACAAAACAAAACTCCCGTTGCTGTTATTATGCCAACCAATTACATCAATAAACATAATACGACGTTGTCTTTATCAACGGAATCTCCTATAGTTTTGGCGAACGTTTCAGAGAACTTGACTTCGGAGATGGAAAAAACTCAGCAAACGACCAAATCACAAGTACAAACAAATACGATGACAAGTTCGTTTACGTTCTTATATGGTCCATCGACTCCGTCATCGACGCCGAATAGAATGATGCCTCATCAGCATCAACCATCTGTACCATTATCTATGACACCTTCTCGACATATTAATAATCCAACACACATGTTTGCACCGGTTCATTCTCTATCGTCTATGCATTCTCCACAAAGACCTAATCACGGTATGATGCACTTCATTGGTAGTATGCGTCCGAATGTTGGTTTTCGACCGCCACCGCCCATGACTATGTCGCATATTGCACCACATATGTCACATATGCATGCACCACCAGCAATGAAGGGTATAATGGGACCAACAGGCAGTATAGATCAAACTCATCCACGACCACCGCAAATGCAGTTCGGATTTCCAGGCTCGTTTACGAGTCTTCCTGCACCTTCCACTTTAACTCTGCAAACTGTCGATGCGGAAGATGAAACAGCCAATCGTTATCAGTCCAGTGATGCATCCGAAATTACGACGACATCCACGTCCTCCGCTTTGACGTCCACCGTTCCATTTATGCACGAACTATCTTCTAGCACTAGTGCAAAGAATTCTGACGAGGAAGGGGTCAATCAATCACCTTTGGCAATGCTTTTTGCCGAGGAAGAAACCCCAAAGAAGCAATCCACGATAACGAATTCCGAATCTACTACTGTTATTCCACCGCAAACAACAACGGTGCCCAGTTTGACAACAGATCCAATATTTTCGCATTATAAACAACCGGCCAAACCTATTAAAGGTCCTATGTATCTCATTATTCAGGGTCACTCCAAAGTTAAAACCTATAAACCAACTATCAACAAACATGGTATACCGGTTCATAATGAAATTGTGGGAAGTGCAACAGAGAGACCATTATCGAAATTTGAACAACTGATTATCGAAAACACAAAGAACGGTAAGATAGATAAGAGcgcagaagagaaaaaaaagttggaaGAGAAGATTCGTGCTGAAAAACGTGCATCTACTAGCCAAGATAGTCTGATGAGTCTTGTGGAGAGCGGATTAGGTAGTTTTACCATACCTCATTCCTCTTCCGTCACAGAGACAGAGCATCTGGGTAATTCTGTGACCACCGTTGAGGTCAATGGCAATTAA
- the LOC122633113 gene encoding mucin-4 isoform X1, which produces MIATMLKGSTNISRWLLLTGLLCSVACQSVPSSSENKTDINDSKPRVFSPRMDYDEWTPLGRGDPLKNNPTFDYVPPVLDRVQYWLDSHTTEASAKRDILVLGVTAKKTSPKIPEQFLKFVDGPKFTRTSQDNTYRNDFTGSTGAEPPKVLRTTNFRNGLVDYRNQNRIQAVPASYYPSPYYNQKTKPYTMMLPPPMIQKQIEPSTAFNGILSKEKITGYVEPSQQLSTQTEEGPILQDPQYYGIPSKSYSQHHSPSLQPSRPQYLQTPSKLPSKGMGISQIETIKNVYTSFPSTKPKYDVTTTPSVSFEKSNLIYQSTQTISGGWLANNGPTSTLPEVNQVTWQTPDHSRDHYDADHHVAASSNHEVVVGQNTNIIVDGENNEKEEVVVGEKGDTASFDVPFSSSSVIPSETMSSNSTFNFDTEDNEEESMEKTSPKMHIVVANSPSTIDSDSQNKTPVAVIMPTNYINKHNTTLSLSTESPIVLANVSENLTSEMEKTQQTTKSQVQTNTMTSSFTFLYGPSTPSSTPNRMMPHQHQPSVPLSMTPSRHINNPTHMFAPVHSLSSMHSPQRPNHGMMHFIGSMRPNVGFRPPPPMTMSHIAPHMSHMHAPPAMKGIMGPTGSIDQTHPRPPQMQFGFPGSFTSLPAPSTLTLQTVDAEDETANRYQSSDASEITTTSTSSALTSTVPFMHELSSSTSAKNSDEEGVNQSPLAMLFAEEETPKKQSTITNSESTTVIPPQTTTVPSLTTDPIFSHYKQPAKPIKGPMYLIIQGHSKVKTYKPTINKHGIPVHNEIVGSATERPLSKFEQLIIENTKNGKIDKSAEEKKKLEEKIRAEKRASTSQDSLMSLVESGLGSFTIPHSSSVTETEHLGNSVTTVEVNGN; this is translated from the exons ACGATGTTGAAAGGATCGACGAATATATCCAGGTGGTTGCTTCTAACTGGACTCCTTTGTAGCGTTGCTTGTCAGAGCGTTCCGTCGTCCTCTGAAAATAAAACCG ATATCAATGACAGCAAACCCCGAGTGTTCTCCCCAAGGATGGACTATGACGAGTGGACGCCTCTTGGACGGGGTGATCCACTAAAGAACAATCCCACCTTTGATTATGTTCCGCCAGTCTTGGATCGCGTTCAATACTGGTTGGATTCTCACACTACAGAAGCATCAGCGAAACGGGATATTCTGGTGCTCGGTGTCACAGCGAAGAAAACGAGCCCTAAGATACCCGAGCAGTTCTTGAAATTTGTCGATGGGCCAAAGTTTACTAGAACGAGTCAGGATAATACTTATAGGAACGATTTTACTGGCAGTACCGGTGCCGAACCACCAAAAGTTTTACGTACTACAAACTTTCGAAATGGTCTTGTCGACTATAGAAATCAAAATAGGATTCAAGCTGTACCGGCGAGTTATTATCCCAGTCCATATTATAATCAAAAGACCAAACCTTACACGATGATGTTGCCACCACCGATGATTCAGAAACAAATCGAACCGTCAACAGCTTTCAACGGTATCTTGTCCAAAGAGAAAATCACCGGTTACGTCGAACCATCTCAACAATTAAGTACGCAAACTGAAGAGGGTCCAATACTTCAGGATCCTCAGTATTACGGAATACCATCCAAAAGTTATAGCCAGCATCATTCTCCTTCTTTGCAACCCTCGAGACCTCAATATCTTCAAACTCCTTCGAAATTACCATCGAAAGGTATGGGCATTTCCCAAATCGAGACCATCAAGAACGTGTACACGTCTTTTCCATCGACAAAGCCAAAGTATGATGTTACTACTACGCCCTCCGTATCCTTCGAAAAGTCCAATCTTATCTATCAGTCCACGCAGACGATCTCCGGTGGATGGTTGGCTAACAATGGACCCACTTCCACTTTACCTGAGGTAAATCAGGTTACGTGGCAAACGCCTGATCACTCACGAGATCATTACGACGCTGACCATCATGTGGCAGCTTCCTCTAATCATGAAGTTGTTGTTGGTcaaaatacgaatataattgTGGATGGTgagaataacgaaaaagaagaggtcGTTGTAGGTGAGAAGGGTGATACTGCTTCTTTCGACGTTccattttcatcttcttcggTAATCCCTTCAGAGACAATGTCTTCAAATTCAACTTTTAATTTTGACACGGAAGATAATGAAGAAGAATCGATGGAGAAGACTTCCCCAAAAATGCACATTGTCGTGGCCAATTCACCATCTACTATTGATTCCGATTCACAAAACAAAACTCCCGTTGCTGTTATTATGCCAACCAATTACATCAATAAACATAATACGACGTTGTCTTTATCAACGGAATCTCCTATAGTTTTGGCGAACGTTTCAGAGAACTTGACTTCGGAGATGGAAAAAACTCAGCAAACGACCAAATCACAAGTACAAACAAATACGATGACAAGTTCGTTTACGTTCTTATATGGTCCATCGACTCCGTCATCGACGCCGAATAGAATGATGCCTCATCAGCATCAACCATCTGTACCATTATCTATGACACCTTCTCGACATATTAATAATCCAACACACATGTTTGCACCGGTTCATTCTCTATCGTCTATGCATTCTCCACAAAGACCTAATCACGGTATGATGCACTTCATTGGTAGTATGCGTCCGAATGTTGGTTTTCGACCGCCACCGCCCATGACTATGTCGCATATTGCACCACATATGTCACATATGCATGCACCACCAGCAATGAAGGGTATAATGGGACCAACAGGCAGTATAGATCAAACTCATCCACGACCACCGCAAATGCAGTTCGGATTTCCAGGCTCGTTTACGAGTCTTCCTGCACCTTCCACTTTAACTCTGCAAACTGTCGATGCGGAAGATGAAACAGCCAATCGTTATCAGTCCAGTGATGCATCCGAAATTACGACGACATCCACGTCCTCCGCTTTGACGTCCACCGTTCCATTTATGCACGAACTATCTTCTAGCACTAGTGCAAAGAATTCTGACGAGGAAGGGGTCAATCAATCACCTTTGGCAATGCTTTTTGCCGAGGAAGAAACCCCAAAGAAGCAATCCACGATAACGAATTCCGAATCTACTACTGTTATTCCACCGCAAACAACAACGGTGCCCAGTTTGACAACAGATCCAATATTTTCGCATTATAAACAACCGGCCAAACCTATTAAAGGTCCTATGTATCTCATTATTCAGGGTCACTCCAAAGTTAAAACCTATAAACCAACTATCAACAAACATGGTATACCGGTTCATAATGAAATTGTGGGAAGTGCAACAGAGAGACCATTATCGAAATTTGAACAACTGATTATCGAAAACACAAAGAACGGTAAGATAGATAAGAGcgcagaagagaaaaaaaagttggaaGAGAAGATTCGTGCTGAAAAACGTGCATCTACTAGCCAAGATAGTCTGATGAGTCTTGTGGAGAGCGGATTAGGTAGTTTTACCATACCTCATTCCTCTTCCGTCACAGAGACAGAGCATCTGGGTAATTCTGTGACCACCGTTGAGGTCAATGGCAATTAA